A single window of Achromobacter xylosoxidans DNA harbors:
- a CDS encoding cytochrome ubiquinol oxidase subunit I: MDISTLSLARAQFVASLSFLALFLAVALALAWVLLFFKLRARFSGLGGWTAAYRFWVRIFALSFVLTLAACVPVLIQLGSLWSGLMDKIGNVAGPLLGYGILSVFILKSCFLGVMLFGQRRVSDGAHTLAVLMVAVGQLVALFWVLALQSWMQTPDGAVLVDGRYQVYDWTAVVLNPSVGWRMAVVVVGSALAAAFLMMGVTALQALRRPLGDGERATFKTGLVIAALAAVLQVPVATGAGQMVAKYQPAKAAAAAGYWESGSEPRLVLFGWPDARAHANVADWTWNNAGGMWLHRNDDGTYLGLDKYSGMLPPVALTFWSLRVAAGLGLLMLAVSWITFLWTWRRGLDVSVLPQWWQRVLCGMMFSGGIAVVASWWVSVIGLQPFVVNGTVTQTEVLGTMSSSTVLYGLVGYGVLYALLLAAFAGMLFHAARYGVVPVRKLGGGTP; the protein is encoded by the coding sequence TGAGCTTCCTGGCGTTGTTTCTCGCCGTGGCCCTGGCGCTTGCGTGGGTCCTGCTGTTCTTCAAACTCCGGGCCCGGTTCTCGGGCCTGGGCGGCTGGACCGCCGCCTACCGCTTCTGGGTCCGCATCTTCGCCCTGTCGTTCGTGCTGACCCTGGCCGCCTGTGTACCGGTGCTGATCCAGCTTGGCAGCCTGTGGTCCGGCCTGATGGACAAGATCGGCAACGTTGCCGGTCCCCTGCTGGGCTACGGCATCCTGTCGGTCTTCATCCTCAAGTCGTGCTTCCTGGGCGTCATGCTGTTCGGCCAGCGCCGCGTGTCCGACGGCGCCCATACCCTGGCGGTGCTGATGGTGGCGGTGGGGCAACTGGTGGCGCTGTTCTGGGTGCTGGCGCTGCAATCCTGGATGCAGACGCCTGATGGCGCGGTGCTGGTCGATGGCCGCTACCAGGTCTACGACTGGACCGCAGTGGTATTGAACCCCTCCGTCGGCTGGCGCATGGCCGTGGTGGTGGTGGGATCGGCCCTCGCCGCCGCCTTCCTGATGATGGGCGTGACCGCGCTGCAGGCATTACGCCGCCCGCTGGGCGATGGCGAACGCGCCACCTTCAAGACCGGCCTGGTGATTGCCGCCCTGGCCGCGGTGCTGCAGGTGCCGGTGGCGACCGGCGCCGGCCAGATGGTGGCCAAGTACCAGCCCGCCAAGGCCGCGGCCGCCGCGGGCTATTGGGAAAGCGGCAGCGAACCGCGCCTGGTTCTGTTCGGCTGGCCGGACGCCCGCGCCCATGCCAACGTGGCCGACTGGACCTGGAACAACGCCGGCGGCATGTGGCTGCATCGCAATGACGACGGCACCTATCTCGGCCTGGACAAGTATTCGGGCATGCTGCCGCCGGTCGCGCTGACCTTCTGGTCGCTGCGGGTCGCGGCCGGGCTGGGCCTGTTGATGCTGGCCGTCTCCTGGATCACCTTCCTCTGGACCTGGCGCCGCGGCCTGGACGTCTCGGTGCTGCCGCAATGGTGGCAGCGCGTGCTCTGCGGCATGATGTTCTCGGGCGGTATCGCCGTGGTGGCCAGCTGGTGGGTCTCGGTGATCGGCCTGCAGCCCTTCGTCGTCAACGGCACCGTCACCCAAACCGAGGTGCTGGGCACCATGTCCTCCAGCACCGTGCTGTATGGGCTGGTCGGCTATGGCGTGTTGTATGCGCTGCTGCTGGCGGCGTTTGCCGGC